Proteins from a single region of Bdellovibrio bacteriovorus HD100:
- a CDS encoding alkaline phosphatase D family protein, whose product MTLTSFSARVSLLALTTILATSCAEKSQAPESLTLKMMRMQAENNYQSELPQKDLKSVKKVQRVAFVCCAHQDQEQNLWQQVSAKNPDVVVFTGNSVSSVRYDEKPLGAQYKKLDQIEGYRQLRGKAPFMAVWDGLDFGLRHGDSGYEGKHESREAFLNYWSYITKLQPKSAKGVEHSVILGAPGQRVQIIMLDTRFYATPWLDTGVDGQFKKNWNRSDSLLGAGQWSWLESELSKEAEYRVIVSPLQMAANTGGQERWGLFPLDRQKFFDTLRATNAKKVVIVSGNRGFGSVGKVDLLEGYGPLYDLTVGPLNGDITNREKDFHYVGGALEAFNFGLLEWDWKNKTVHMKLVDESGKTAQEMKLSL is encoded by the coding sequence ATGACTCTGACGTCGTTTTCTGCCCGTGTATCCCTGTTGGCTTTGACTACCATACTTGCCACCTCGTGTGCTGAAAAAAGCCAGGCGCCCGAGTCGCTGACCTTGAAAATGATGCGCATGCAGGCGGAAAACAACTATCAGTCTGAACTTCCGCAGAAAGATCTGAAATCAGTTAAAAAAGTTCAGCGTGTGGCCTTTGTCTGCTGCGCACATCAGGATCAGGAACAAAATCTGTGGCAGCAGGTTTCTGCGAAAAATCCCGATGTCGTGGTCTTCACCGGCAACAGCGTCAGTTCTGTGCGCTATGATGAAAAACCACTGGGGGCGCAGTACAAAAAGCTGGATCAAATCGAAGGCTATCGCCAGTTGCGTGGTAAAGCGCCTTTCATGGCGGTGTGGGACGGGTTGGATTTCGGTCTTCGTCATGGGGATTCTGGCTATGAAGGCAAACACGAAAGTCGCGAAGCTTTCCTGAATTATTGGAGCTATATCACGAAACTTCAGCCTAAATCCGCCAAGGGTGTCGAACACTCGGTGATCCTGGGGGCGCCGGGGCAGCGTGTGCAAATCATCATGCTGGACACGCGTTTCTATGCAACCCCTTGGCTGGACACGGGGGTGGATGGCCAGTTTAAGAAAAACTGGAACCGTTCAGATTCACTGTTGGGAGCCGGGCAGTGGAGCTGGCTGGAAAGCGAACTTAGCAAAGAGGCTGAATACCGTGTGATCGTGTCTCCGCTGCAGATGGCGGCCAACACCGGCGGTCAGGAGCGCTGGGGTTTGTTCCCGCTGGATCGCCAGAAGTTCTTTGATACTTTGCGCGCCACCAATGCCAAAAAAGTGGTGATCGTCAGCGGCAACCGCGGGTTTGGCTCTGTCGGCAAAGTGGATCTGCTGGAAGGTTATGGGCCGCTGTATGATCTGACTGTCGGTCCTTTGAACGGCGATATCACAAACCGTGAAAAAGACTTCCACTATGTGGGTGGCGCCTTAGAGGCCTTTAACTTCGGTCTGCTGGAGTGGGACTGGAAAAATAAAACAGTCCACATGAAACTGGTGGATGAAAGCGGCAAGACCGCGCAGGAAATGAAGCTGAGTTTGTAA
- a CDS encoding helical backbone metal receptor: protein MRVVSMVPSWTETLLKAGVQVVGRTRFCIHPPKQITNIPIVGGTKDVSWDLVADLKPDLVLLDQEENPLEMAEECPVPYLATHVHSLESLQKELARLGEHFENPQLMEMSVEALDLVEAAPLKWDLQKIPGFLEWVRPPGKSYDEVLYLIWKKPWMSVSRETYIGSVLEKLGAKVAAFPEGDKYPVVELEDFKNAFYLFSSEPYPFQKKISDLKALDIDGAIVNGESYSWFGVRSLEFLKEAYPQK, encoded by the coding sequence GTGCGAGTTGTTAGTATGGTTCCGTCATGGACCGAGACACTTTTAAAAGCCGGTGTTCAGGTTGTTGGACGCACGCGTTTTTGCATTCATCCTCCGAAGCAGATCACAAACATCCCGATTGTCGGGGGCACCAAAGATGTGTCCTGGGATCTGGTGGCGGATTTAAAGCCTGATCTGGTGCTGCTGGATCAGGAAGAAAACCCCCTGGAAATGGCCGAAGAATGCCCGGTGCCTTATCTGGCGACCCATGTGCATTCCCTCGAGTCCCTGCAAAAAGAGCTGGCCCGCCTAGGGGAGCACTTTGAAAATCCCCAGTTGATGGAAATGTCGGTGGAGGCCTTGGATCTGGTCGAGGCCGCGCCGCTGAAGTGGGATCTGCAAAAGATCCCGGGCTTTTTGGAGTGGGTGCGCCCACCGGGAAAGAGCTATGACGAAGTCCTTTATCTGATCTGGAAAAAACCCTGGATGAGTGTCAGCCGCGAGACTTACATCGGCTCGGTGCTGGAAAAACTGGGAGCCAAGGTGGCCGCATTCCCCGAAGGTGACAAGTATCCGGTGGTGGAGTTGGAAGACTTCAAGAACGCCTTTTATTTATTTTCTTCCGAGCCTTATCCTTTTCAGAAAAAGATTTCTGACCTGAAGGCGCTGGATATTGATGGAGCGATCGTCAACGGGGAATCCTATTCCTGGTTCGGTGTTCGCAGTCTTGAGTTTTTGAAAGAAGCCTATCCCCAAAAGTAG
- a CDS encoding enoyl ACP reductase FabMG family protein — MTQLFPLNEKPSLSPYKKGDVLVLFGELFTRGYANGLVEEAERRGMTIVRATVGRREKDGTLRALNAEETANIPAPFINVPMEAGFDMEPDSKGVTPCQQLEGVKMSEWDKVQLDWSSIEESQKNGTARFKKNTELFLNELEQYIPAGANVLFAHLMAGGVPRTKVIMPVLNRVAKGTGDRHISSQALMDSEIGKLCLKNFQDVTADTFKHLVDLSTPLRKKLEASGSHVSYTAYGYHGTEVLIRGQYKWQTYTCYFQGWAKMALEKHAEDFAKQGIHCCVYNCPEILTNSSSIFQGVEVSLYPLIAAIHKDAGDKKHAEQVLNDCKALLKDDVTLEQIIKTTDDYLTNDLTLEFTKFEKWPQHSRQDQMEYMLKNSDALFDMHKDPKNLLTAVLSEVVFKSCGYVMLHDSWQPKAPVAWIGHDLVARCM, encoded by the coding sequence ATGACGCAACTTTTCCCTCTGAACGAGAAGCCATCCTTGAGCCCGTACAAAAAAGGCGATGTCCTGGTCCTGTTCGGCGAGCTTTTCACTCGTGGATATGCCAACGGTTTGGTTGAAGAGGCTGAGCGCCGTGGAATGACAATTGTTCGTGCCACCGTGGGCCGCCGTGAAAAAGACGGTACTTTGCGTGCCCTGAATGCCGAAGAAACCGCCAACATCCCGGCTCCGTTCATCAACGTGCCGATGGAGGCCGGCTTTGACATGGAGCCAGATTCTAAAGGCGTGACTCCTTGCCAGCAGTTGGAAGGCGTCAAAATGAGCGAATGGGACAAGGTCCAATTGGACTGGTCTTCCATCGAAGAATCCCAGAAAAATGGCACCGCCCGTTTCAAAAAAAACACCGAACTTTTCCTGAATGAACTGGAACAATACATCCCGGCGGGTGCCAATGTTCTGTTTGCGCACCTGATGGCGGGCGGCGTTCCGCGCACGAAAGTGATCATGCCGGTTTTGAACCGCGTTGCCAAAGGCACCGGGGATCGCCACATTTCTTCCCAGGCTTTGATGGATTCTGAAATCGGAAAGCTTTGCCTGAAAAACTTCCAGGACGTCACCGCGGATACCTTCAAGCATCTGGTTGATCTTTCCACCCCACTGCGCAAAAAACTGGAAGCTTCCGGCAGCCACGTTTCTTACACGGCTTACGGATACCACGGCACCGAAGTACTGATCCGTGGCCAGTACAAATGGCAGACTTACACGTGCTACTTCCAGGGTTGGGCAAAAATGGCATTGGAAAAACACGCCGAAGACTTTGCAAAACAAGGTATTCACTGCTGCGTTTACAACTGCCCAGAGATCCTGACGAACTCAAGCTCCATCTTCCAAGGTGTTGAAGTATCACTTTACCCTTTGATCGCAGCTATCCATAAAGACGCGGGTGACAAGAAACACGCTGAACAGGTTCTGAACGACTGCAAGGCGCTTCTAAAAGATGACGTAACACTTGAACAAATCATCAAAACCACTGACGACTACTTGACCAATGATCTGACTTTGGAGTTCACCAAATTCGAAAAATGGCCTCAACACTCCCGTCAGGATCAAATGGAGTACATGCTGAAAAACTCAGATGCCCTGTTTGATATGCACAAAGACCCTAAGAACCTGCTGACGGCCGTGTTGTCTGAAGTGGTGTTTAAATCCTGCGGTTATGTGATGCTTCACGACTCCTGGCAGCCAAAAGCTCCGGTGGCGTGGATTGGTCACGACCTCGTAGCCCGCTGCATGTAA
- a CDS encoding MBL fold metallo-hydrolase, giving the protein MSVQAGESWSYNKYKFHGMSLSGIRTAISMPELSLSFDVAQGYPFLINLKQFFISHGHLDHAAGIPYIISQRAMNSLPPGKFYMPGTLVEPLDKIMKLWEQIENHQYKYEFVPVKADDEIPLNPQAFIKVFPTTHRIESYGYTLFEVHKKLKKEYLGLKQDEIVDLRRQGLEVNETTNIPVVSFTGDTQIEFLDSRPWVRQSKILIMESTYLDDKKSVEHARTWGHTHIDEIIPRLKDIESEKIVIIHASSRYSDKEALRLLQEKIPAEYRDRVELFPGR; this is encoded by the coding sequence ATGTCAGTTCAAGCCGGAGAGAGTTGGAGTTACAACAAGTACAAGTTCCATGGAATGTCGCTGTCGGGAATCCGCACGGCGATTTCCATGCCCGAACTCTCTTTGAGCTTTGATGTCGCACAAGGCTATCCTTTCCTGATAAACTTAAAGCAATTCTTTATCAGTCACGGCCACCTTGATCACGCAGCTGGGATTCCTTACATCATCTCACAGAGAGCGATGAACTCGCTGCCGCCTGGAAAGTTCTATATGCCGGGCACGCTGGTGGAGCCTTTGGATAAGATCATGAAGCTCTGGGAGCAGATTGAAAACCACCAGTACAAGTACGAGTTCGTTCCCGTTAAAGCCGATGACGAAATCCCGCTGAACCCCCAGGCCTTTATCAAGGTCTTCCCGACCACTCACCGAATCGAGTCCTACGGTTACACCCTGTTTGAAGTTCACAAAAAACTGAAAAAAGAGTACCTGGGGTTGAAACAGGACGAAATCGTAGATCTGCGCCGTCAAGGACTTGAAGTCAACGAAACCACCAACATTCCAGTGGTCAGCTTTACCGGCGACACCCAGATCGAGTTTTTGGATTCCCGCCCCTGGGTTCGCCAAAGCAAGATCCTGATCATGGAATCCACCTATCTGGACGACAAAAAATCCGTCGAACACGCCAGAACCTGGGGTCACACCCATATTGACGAAATCATCCCGCGCCTCAAGGACATTGAGAGCGAGAAGATCGTTATTATTCATGCTTCCAGCAGATATTCAGACAAAGAGGCTTTGCGCCTGCTTCAAGAAAAAATCCCGGCAGAATACCGGGATCGTGTCGAACTGTTTCCAGGTCGCTAA
- a CDS encoding phospholipase D-like domain-containing protein, with the protein MESWSQVQIFHSGDDFFSSLILDIRQARRSVTIESYIFAEDKLTQSILHELTNARQRGCTVKIVVDGFGSYTSIPYLDRFCTDNGLELRVFHPLPHPLIWAHQFVMKYSWRGSLIFKRINRRTHRKIAIIDEKRAYLGSMNFTQEHCVSYVGEKAWRDTGVWVEGEPVKRLVLAFQISYLRTFMKGLLTWVGRWRMNEDVAHNVLRLNTTQRTRKKLYRDLLRRISHAENRIYLTTAYFLPRRSLLRALLKAAQRGVDVQLLIPGKSDVPMVKWAAFYIVRLLIQRQIPIFEYQKSILHAKTMIIDNEAFVGSFNLNHRSILHDLEVEVILQEPSMVQNMLEQWHQDIANSKPASEKDFATPSWLTHILYKIAFRLRYML; encoded by the coding sequence ATGGAGTCATGGAGCCAAGTTCAAATTTTTCACTCAGGTGACGACTTTTTCTCAAGTCTCATTCTAGATATAAGACAGGCTCGTCGTAGCGTCACCATTGAATCGTACATCTTTGCTGAAGATAAGCTGACTCAGTCGATTTTGCATGAATTGACAAATGCGCGCCAGCGCGGCTGCACCGTCAAAATCGTCGTCGATGGCTTCGGCTCCTACACTTCAATCCCTTATCTGGACCGCTTTTGCACGGACAACGGCCTGGAGCTTCGGGTTTTTCATCCGCTGCCTCACCCGCTGATTTGGGCGCACCAGTTTGTGATGAAATATTCCTGGCGCGGGTCTTTGATATTTAAACGCATCAATCGCCGCACCCACCGCAAGATTGCGATCATCGATGAAAAACGCGCCTATCTGGGCAGCATGAATTTCACTCAGGAACACTGTGTGAGTTATGTCGGCGAAAAAGCCTGGCGGGACACCGGCGTGTGGGTGGAAGGCGAACCCGTCAAACGCCTGGTGCTGGCTTTTCAGATCTCGTACCTGCGCACCTTCATGAAGGGCCTTTTAACGTGGGTGGGCCGCTGGCGCATGAATGAGGACGTTGCCCACAATGTGCTTCGCCTGAACACCACCCAGCGCACACGAAAAAAACTTTATCGCGATCTGCTTCGCCGGATCAGTCATGCCGAAAATCGCATCTATTTGACCACAGCCTATTTCCTGCCACGCAGATCCTTGCTGCGGGCGTTGCTGAAGGCCGCCCAGCGCGGAGTCGACGTTCAGCTGCTGATTCCCGGAAAATCCGACGTTCCGATGGTCAAATGGGCGGCTTTTTATATTGTCCGCCTTTTGATTCAACGGCAGATCCCGATCTTTGAGTATCAGAAGTCGATTTTGCACGCCAAGACGATGATCATCGACAACGAGGCGTTCGTAGGCTCTTTCAACCTGAATCATCGCAGTATTCTGCATGATCTTGAGGTCGAAGTGATTCTGCAGGAACCCTCCATGGTGCAGAATATGCTGGAGCAATGGCATCAAGACATCGCCAACTCCAAACCTGCCTCAGAAAAGGATTTTGCCACCCCTTCTTGGCTAACCCACATCCTGTATAAGATCGCCTTCCGATTGCGTTATATGCTCTAG
- a CDS encoding ATP/GTP-binding protein yields the protein MNSYVKVAITGGPSGGKTTLIEALKKELGQRCAIVPEAASILYRGGFPRYKDPQTVVHAQKAIYATQFELEAMISYVSQKSLIVCDRGSLDSAAYWPTSLGSDFFTSMNTTKEKELARYDWVIHLDTAAADDYDSSNPIRTETYQEAWDLNDRIKNAWDGHPRRVVITHNADFLSKMTTSLAVIKAIMAHKSAEEIKKELL from the coding sequence ATGAATTCATACGTCAAAGTCGCGATCACCGGAGGCCCTTCAGGGGGAAAAACCACACTTATCGAAGCTCTGAAAAAAGAGCTGGGCCAGCGCTGTGCCATCGTGCCGGAAGCGGCCAGTATTTTGTATCGCGGAGGTTTCCCTCGTTACAAAGATCCCCAGACCGTGGTGCATGCGCAAAAAGCGATCTATGCGACTCAGTTTGAACTGGAAGCGATGATTTCTTACGTCAGCCAAAAAAGTCTGATCGTCTGTGACCGTGGCTCCCTGGACAGTGCTGCTTACTGGCCGACCTCTTTGGGCAGTGATTTCTTTACCAGCATGAACACCACCAAGGAAAAAGAACTGGCCCGTTATGACTGGGTCATTCACCTGGACACAGCGGCAGCCGATGACTATGACAGTTCAAATCCCATCCGCACTGAAACCTATCAGGAGGCCTGGGACCTGAATGACCGTATTAAAAACGCCTGGGACGGACATCCCCGTCGTGTGGTGATCACTCACAACGCCGACTTCCTTTCCAAAATGACAACCTCCCTGGCTGTGATCAAAGCGATCATGGCCCATAAAAGCGCTGAAGAAATCAAGAAGGAGCTACTGTAA
- a CDS encoding SGNH/GDSL hydrolase family protein gives MKSTLLTLTVLLSFSSAFAEGPSRVLLLGDSHAYGRYGSVLDAHFRKGDTQVTSLSSCGSSPSTWTTSSENFKSTNCGFWKKNAKGQETRVTSHRLPSFGEELAATKPDLTVITLGTNFLASPGNIKSEKAHVEKMMKQINAAGSACIWVGPPDLKKDPFKKNLELGVKELKSWADANNCQFIDSTKLTKYPGGKSDGIHYGPKDSAAWGEAVVKEITKLNITPPVKAAAPKAADAQKKTGTK, from the coding sequence ATGAAAAGCACACTTTTGACTTTGACAGTTTTGCTTTCATTCTCATCGGCCTTTGCCGAAGGTCCTTCGCGCGTTTTGCTGTTGGGGGATTCCCACGCTTACGGCCGTTACGGCTCGGTGCTGGATGCGCACTTCAGAAAGGGCGACACACAGGTCACATCTTTATCCAGTTGCGGATCGTCCCCGTCCACGTGGACCACCAGCTCTGAAAACTTTAAAAGCACCAACTGTGGTTTCTGGAAAAAGAACGCCAAAGGTCAAGAAACCCGCGTGACCAGTCACCGCCTGCCTTCGTTCGGTGAGGAACTTGCCGCCACGAAACCGGATCTGACCGTGATCACCTTGGGAACAAATTTCCTGGCAAGCCCTGGCAATATCAAAAGCGAAAAAGCCCACGTTGAAAAGATGATGAAGCAGATCAATGCCGCAGGTTCTGCGTGCATCTGGGTAGGACCTCCAGACTTAAAAAAAGACCCCTTCAAAAAGAATCTTGAACTGGGTGTGAAGGAATTAAAGTCCTGGGCTGACGCCAACAACTGTCAGTTCATTGATTCCACCAAGCTGACGAAATATCCCGGCGGCAAATCCGATGGCATTCACTATGGCCCGAAAGACTCGGCAGCCTGGGGTGAGGCTGTGGTGAAGGAAATCACCAAGTTGAATATCACCCCACCAGTCAAAGCGGCTGCCCCGAAGGCTGCGGATGCTCAGAAAAAGACTGGGACCAAGTAA
- a CDS encoding JmjC domain-containing protein, which produces MNALEILLKSSKFPSSEELKARTIHDSAFSRKTRHVKTEADIFQSSLFELKDGTWSFNSIENDFPCINALCEEIELHTGLRVQCNAYFTPSAAQGLPIHYDLHDIWIVQTEGSKLWKVWKSFRKEVSLQTLLADEKENLQAWTAGTPSRNLRLEKNHTLYLKKGEPHVATTTTESSLHFSFGIYNE; this is translated from the coding sequence ATGAACGCACTAGAAATCCTTTTGAAATCATCAAAGTTTCCATCTTCAGAAGAACTCAAGGCACGCACCATCCATGACTCTGCTTTTAGCAGGAAGACTCGTCACGTAAAAACAGAAGCGGACATATTCCAAAGCAGTCTGTTCGAACTAAAAGATGGCACCTGGTCTTTTAATTCAATCGAAAATGATTTTCCATGCATCAATGCCCTGTGTGAGGAAATTGAACTTCACACAGGACTCAGAGTTCAATGTAATGCCTATTTCACCCCTTCAGCGGCACAAGGCCTTCCAATCCATTACGATCTACACGACATCTGGATTGTACAAACGGAAGGTTCTAAACTCTGGAAAGTCTGGAAGTCCTTTAGAAAAGAAGTGTCGTTACAGACCCTGCTTGCTGATGAAAAAGAAAACCTTCAGGCATGGACTGCAGGAACTCCATCTAGGAATTTGCGGCTTGAAAAGAATCACACATTATACCTGAAAAAAGGTGAACCCCATGTTGCAACAACGACCACTGAAAGTTCCCTCCATTTTTCATTTGGAATATACAATGAATAA
- a CDS encoding GNAT family N-acetyltransferase, with protein MNKETILHAIYETLTDLPLIYAYVGGSFNTPLRHPDSDVDLFLIWETKPSKTTRKEILNRLETNLKNRVEWTHLDKDGDIMLDAIKIKNHQKVEIYHNSFRAFEYTLNNQELLEGLSFSIYNRLPLISQPTIEKYIESYRKAWIKELRNLHFSIMSAYQNKKANQNTQLEIIKMFSIHKYGAVPSKKHFDRTANEIPDKTLLASSISSWIEKHRQTLNIWGKASPVEMIEVNSTTVLQKQKSDLSLAIFEKVKQQKERLEEFLTWPVHINTLEDQMRFSDKADFQWQEGQAYHFQILENSVFAGAISIHSMNYLNRSFEFGYWVDKAFEGRGLVHQNLQALIAEMANKGWKQAKIRSSQGNIRSQKVAEKLGMNLDSRTEHFNTYSLQLKMS; from the coding sequence ATGAATAAAGAAACAATCCTTCACGCAATCTACGAAACACTGACTGATCTGCCTCTGATCTATGCCTATGTTGGAGGATCATTCAACACCCCCCTCCGTCATCCCGACTCTGATGTGGATCTCTTCCTGATCTGGGAGACGAAACCATCGAAGACAACTCGCAAGGAAATTCTGAACCGATTGGAAACCAACTTGAAAAACAGAGTTGAATGGACTCACCTTGATAAAGACGGAGACATCATGCTTGATGCCATCAAAATTAAAAACCATCAGAAGGTGGAAATATATCACAATAGTTTCAGGGCTTTTGAATACACGCTGAACAATCAGGAACTACTGGAAGGCTTATCTTTCAGTATTTACAACCGGCTACCCTTGATTTCCCAACCGACGATTGAAAAATACATCGAAAGTTACAGAAAAGCTTGGATCAAGGAACTCAGAAATTTGCATTTTTCAATTATGTCTGCCTATCAAAACAAAAAAGCAAATCAAAACACTCAACTTGAAATTATCAAGATGTTTTCAATTCACAAGTACGGGGCCGTGCCTTCAAAAAAGCATTTTGATAGAACTGCAAATGAAATACCTGACAAGACACTTCTAGCCTCTAGCATCTCTTCATGGATTGAAAAACACCGACAGACTCTCAACATATGGGGAAAGGCATCTCCGGTTGAAATGATCGAAGTGAACTCGACTACCGTGCTTCAAAAACAAAAATCTGACTTGAGCCTGGCCATCTTTGAAAAGGTCAAACAGCAGAAAGAGCGCCTTGAGGAATTTCTGACTTGGCCTGTTCACATCAACACCCTCGAAGATCAAATGCGCTTCTCAGACAAAGCGGATTTTCAATGGCAGGAAGGCCAGGCCTATCACTTCCAAATCCTTGAAAACAGTGTCTTCGCGGGGGCAATCTCAATTCATTCCATGAACTACCTAAACCGAAGTTTTGAATTCGGTTACTGGGTGGACAAAGCTTTCGAAGGACGAGGTCTCGTACATCAAAATCTGCAAGCTTTAATCGCGGAAATGGCAAATAAAGGCTGGAAACAGGCTAAAATTAGGTCTTCGCAGGGAAACATCCGGTCGCAAAAGGTGGCCGAAAAGCTGGGTATGAATTTAGATTCAAGAACAGAACACTTCAACACCTACAGCCTCCAACTGAAAATGTCCTAA